CAAAGATTGGCAAAAACAATGGCCGGCATGTACGGCGGTCAGATCAACGGCCAAACGACCGACGAGCGGATGGAAGCCGTTAGTCGCTTGATGGGTGAAAAGAACATCCCGTTTACGGTCGACCACTCGGGCCAACTCCCCGTGCTGACCGCCTTGGCCTGCCCTTATCCCGAATTGGCCGAGCAGGATCGGGGTATCTGCGCGGTGGAGAAGATTCTGTTTTCGGAATTGTTGGGAGAGAAGGTGCGGCTGACGGAATGTCGGCTCGACGGAGCAAGCTCTTGTTGCCGGTTTGAAACCAATTCAATGCCGGGTATAGTGAGCGATTCGGTTGTTGTGAACTGAGTGCAGCTACCCGACAGGTGAGAGATATGACACAGCCTTGGATCGAAGGACGTTTTGAAGAGAACGTCATAACGACGACCCTCGAGCAGGCGATCAATTGGGCTCGCCAATCGAGCATCTGGCCGATGACTTTCGGCTTGGCCTGCTGCGCGATCGAGATGATGGCGGCCGGCGCCAGCCGATTCGATTTGGACCGCTTTGGCGCCGGCGCGTTTCGCGCGACGCCGCGGCAGGCGGACCTGATGATCGTGGCCGGCACGGTGACGTACAAAATGGCGAGCCGAGTGCGGCGGCTTTATAACCTGATGCCCGATCCGAAATTCGTGATCGCGATGGGGGCCTGCACGACCGGTGGCGGCCCATATTTCAAATGGGGCTATCACGTCGTGAAGGGCGTTGATCTCGTGGTGCCGGTGGATGTATATGTGCCTGGCTGCCCGCCGCGACCGGAGTCGCTGCTCGAAGGATTGATGCGGATTCAAGACAAGATCATGGGGCATAAGATGAATCGTCAGCTCGGCAGCGAACTGAAGATGGACGATGAACTCCCCGTCCCTCATCATTCCGGCTACGTCGATGCCCCGGAAGATCTGGCGCCGGTGTACGATCACCAGAAGATCACCGGCTAGGCGCAAATGACGAATGTCGAATGACTAATGTCTAAAGAATGACGAAATCGAAATGACTGAAGCGCTTAAGATCACTGATTTACACGTCGCCGTTGACGACAAGCCGATCCTCAAGGGGGTCAATCTTGAAATCAAGCGGGGCGAAGTCCATGCCTTGATGGGTCCAAACGGCTCGGGCAAGAGCACGCTCGGCTTGGCGATCATGGGGCATCCCGGCTACGAGGTGACGAGCGGCTCGATCGAGTTGATTCGCGAGGACGGCTCGCGGCTGGATGTGCTGGAAATGGAGCCGAACCAACGGGCTCGAGCCGGAATCTTCATGGCTTTTCAGCGGCCGATGGCGATTCCCGGCGTGCGAATGTCCGACTTTCTCCGCCATGCCGCGACGAACGTCCGCCGCCCCGACCGCAAGGAAGGGGAAGAGTTGATCCCGATGAAGGAGTTTCGTAAGGAACTCAAGGCAAAAATGCAGCAGTTGAAAATGGACCCCGATTTCGCCAGGCGGTATGTGAACGAGGGCTTTTCTGGCGGCGAAATGAAGCGGGCCGAAATTCTGCAGCTCGCCGTGCTTCAGCCCAAATTCGCCATCCTCGACGAAACCGACAGCGGCCTCGATGCCGACGCCGTGCGGCTGGCCAGCCAGAGCATCGCCGAAATTGGCGGGGCGGATATGGGAATCCTGATCATCACGCACCACGAACAACTGCTCGAACACAACGCGCCCGACGCGACCCACGTCATGCTGGGCGGCCGGATCG
Above is a genomic segment from Pirellulales bacterium containing:
- a CDS encoding NADH-quinone oxidoreductase subunit B family protein, whose protein sequence is MTQPWIEGRFEENVITTTLEQAINWARQSSIWPMTFGLACCAIEMMAAGASRFDLDRFGAGAFRATPRQADLMIVAGTVTYKMASRVRRLYNLMPDPKFVIAMGACTTGGGPYFKWGYHVVKGVDLVVPVDVYVPGCPPRPESLLEGLMRIQDKIMGHKMNRQLGSELKMDDELPVPHHSGYVDAPEDLAPVYDHQKITG
- the sufC gene encoding Fe-S cluster assembly ATPase SufC → MTEALKITDLHVAVDDKPILKGVNLEIKRGEVHALMGPNGSGKSTLGLAIMGHPGYEVTSGSIELIREDGSRLDVLEMEPNQRARAGIFMAFQRPMAIPGVRMSDFLRHAATNVRRPDRKEGEELIPMKEFRKELKAKMQQLKMDPDFARRYVNEGFSGGEMKRAEILQLAVLQPKFAILDETDSGLDADAVRLASQSIAEIGGADMGILIITHHEQLLEHNAPDATHVMLGGRIVETGGPELAAELHKLGYERIRAAYPEAADDERAMSADEALAQKV